GGCGCCACTTGGCTCGCACTATGGCCGACCTGTGCTGGGAAGCGGGCGTGGACAAGCGCAGCGATGCTCAGTTCGCGAGCTACGGCTCCGCGTGGCTGATGCCGTACTCGGCAGGACGCGGCATCGTGGATGAGTGCTGTCTCAGACCCTGCAGCGTGGACGTGCTTCTGTCGTACTGTTAGACCACTCCTTTACCAAACTAATTCGTTCTCAAAACATTTGGAAATAAATAGCtgtaaataacaaaaagttGTTCTTCTCTTCCTGAACCATAACTAGAAGTGTTGACTGGCGATACACATACGGTTTTTAGACTTTATGTCGTTGATTTCGATTGGCAAAAGcaaaatagaaaattttgtCATGCTCTCGAGCCTAGGGCAAACGTTTATTTTCATGGCGTGGTTAGGCTCAGGGCTCACGCCTGGCTAATTTATATATAGCGATTATCAGAGCTCAAAGTATTCACAGTTATTTGGGGAACTAGAACCCAGGAACAATAATATTACTGCGTAGTACTTTTCTTAatcaaaaaattacttaaaaccaataaatcaaatcaaaggaAAATCTCACGTAAGAGAGCAAATTTATGCCTAGTATGACTAGGTGACTAGGACTAGGCCTAAAGCTGTTTAggtttttcagtttttacagataGCATTCACAAGTGCTCACGGCTAACAGCCTAATGATAAATAATGAATTGATAGAGCTAGTGGAAGGCCCACCTAAGTGCGTACAACTAGATCATCTATCTGTGA
The sequence above is drawn from the Bombyx mori chromosome 11, ASM3026992v2 genome and encodes:
- the Bbx-a8 gene encoding bombyxin A-8 precursor, producing MKLLLTIALMLSTVMWVSTQQPQEVHTYCGRHLARTMADLCWEAGVDKRSDAQFASYGSAWLMPYSAGRGIVDECCLRPCSVDVLLSYC